A genomic stretch from Campylobacter lari subsp. concheus includes:
- the galU gene encoding UTP--glucose-1-phosphate uridylyltransferase GalU: MLQTCIFPAAGYGTRFLPATKTLPKEMLPILIKPLIHYGVDEALEAGMETMGFVTGRGKRALEDYFDISYELEHQIAGTKKEYLLSEIRTLIDRCTFTFTRQNEMKGLGDAVLKAKPLVQDEAFGVILADDLCVNEDGVNVLAQMVKIYEKYRCSVIAVMEVEADQVSNYGVIAGNAVEEDLIMVNSMVEKPDPKDAPSNLAIIGRYILTPDIFGILENTKAGKNGEIQLTDALLSQATNNMVLAYKFKGKRFDCGSVEGFVEATNYFYEKSKNAK; encoded by the coding sequence ATGCTTCAAACTTGTATTTTTCCTGCAGCAGGTTATGGTACTAGATTTTTACCTGCCACAAAAACCCTACCTAAAGAAATGCTTCCAATTTTGATAAAACCATTAATTCACTATGGTGTAGATGAGGCTTTAGAAGCTGGTATGGAAACCATGGGCTTTGTTACAGGACGTGGAAAAAGGGCTTTGGAGGATTATTTTGATATTTCTTATGAACTTGAACACCAAATCGCAGGTACTAAAAAAGAATACCTTTTAAGTGAAATAAGAACACTCATAGATCGTTGCACCTTTACTTTTACAAGACAAAATGAAATGAAAGGCTTAGGAGATGCGGTTTTAAAAGCAAAGCCTTTAGTGCAAGATGAAGCTTTTGGGGTAATTTTGGCAGATGATTTATGTGTGAATGAAGATGGGGTAAATGTCCTAGCTCAAATGGTAAAAATTTATGAAAAATACCGCTGCTCTGTTATAGCTGTAATGGAAGTTGAAGCCGATCAAGTTTCAAACTATGGGGTTATAGCTGGAAATGCCGTGGAAGAGGATTTAATCATGGTAAATTCTATGGTAGAAAAACCCGATCCAAAAGATGCTCCAAGTAACTTAGCTATCATAGGAAGATACATTCTAACACCTGATATTTTTGGCATTTTAGAAAACACCAAAGCAGGTAAAAACGGAGAAATTCAACTAACCGATGCCTTACTTTCACAAGCAACTAATAATATGGTTTTAGCTTATAAATTTAAAGGAAAAAGATTTGATTGTGGAAGCGTAGAAGGCTTTGTAGAAGCGACAAATTATTTTTATGAGAAAAGTAAAAATGCTAAATAA
- a CDS encoding IMPACT family protein codes for MKTIDQIYQAKIEIKKSTFLSFLCPLEDFQTLMQKLRNEHLKAVHFVYAYRYLNEFGQIIEDKSDDGEPKGTSAMPCLNVLRGALLVNCAVIVVRYFGGIKLGTGGLVRAYSEAANEAILNATLLEFEAKNILILNIPFHLYPRFEHFLNKNNISYEKKFQENVELVLSVNAKEEEEFKKFAKEFEFSGLVWK; via the coding sequence ATGAAAACCATTGATCAAATTTATCAAGCAAAAATAGAAATCAAAAAATCAACTTTTTTGTCTTTTTTATGTCCTTTAGAAGATTTTCAAACTTTAATGCAAAAACTAAGAAACGAGCATTTAAAAGCCGTGCATTTTGTATATGCTTATAGGTATTTAAACGAATTTGGTCAAATCATAGAAGATAAAAGCGACGATGGTGAGCCAAAAGGAACTTCTGCAATGCCTTGTTTGAATGTCTTAAGAGGAGCTTTGCTTGTTAATTGCGCGGTGATTGTGGTGCGTTATTTTGGAGGGATTAAACTTGGTACAGGTGGTCTTGTAAGAGCTTATAGTGAAGCTGCAAATGAAGCTATTTTAAATGCAACGCTTTTAGAATTTGAAGCTAAAAATATTTTAATTTTAAACATTCCTTTTCATCTTTATCCAAGATTTGAGCATTTTTTAAATAAAAATAACATTTCATATGAAAAAAAATTTCAAGAAAATGTTGAATTGGTTTTAAGTGTTAATGCCAAAGAAGAAGAGGAATTTAAAAAATTTGCAAAAGAGTTCGAATTTAGTGGACTTGTTTGGAAGTAA